A part of Miscanthus floridulus cultivar M001 chromosome 6, ASM1932011v1, whole genome shotgun sequence genomic DNA contains:
- the LOC136455976 gene encoding uncharacterized protein isoform X1 produces the protein MSATVEEQMVVKAIREECPWESLPKRLQSTLQTKDEWHRSIVEYCIRKRLQWNTCFARRVCREGEYYEEMMRYLWRNLALYPYHLADYICRVMRISPFRYYCDILFEAMKNEQPYDSIPNFTAADALRLTGVGRNEFIDIMNKCRSKKLMWKLNKSITKEMLPTQPVDFPVEPWWGVCLVNFTLEEFKKLLEEETATIDKICKEEANSYALFDPKVIDGLYKRGLVYFDVPVYPDDRFKVSRLENFVSNKDQSYEDPIEELLYAVFVVSSANATVAELAATLQADLYQLQAAASFACRLGWATKVMDADSVLNDEGAPAFPSSILSDDEEGSNTSINSEKSGQQLISTDSDGPRKISGTAHVGFVVDANVTSYLMMGSLSPGLKSHAVTLYEAGKLGSSCIAELCSDLASLEGKKFEGVLEEFASHAFSLRCFLECLQSGGVSANEITDNAGEAKTPRSSVHDIDNAADHLAKVNIEGVADNNHNEVSDHNQCVGDLDNSDGNILSPAMAISERAESMVKSDDENDSTVQLDVSTESRVLKNKRKYKVDILRCESLASLAPATLERLFLRDYDIIVSMVPLPSSSVLPGSSGPIHFGPPSYSSMTPWMKLVLYTAGHCGPVSAVFMKGLRFRLLPEPLAGCEKALIWSWDGSAVGGLGGKFEGNLVKGNLLLHCLNSMLKQSAVLVQPLSIHDLNVSGNLVTVDIPLPLKNDGQSIESVVAQTNLPKEQILDLTSVLKDLSSKFELSTLGYLRLLRLHRIDEPDKFDPENVSYQWVPLSLEFGIPLFSPKLCEKICERVVASHMLQKDDLNVHYDVMQNVRRQLRELCSEYQATGPIAKLFNKRGSSRDSPRALINSISGRWNLSNDPSTPTSGGAPSEHERLKFAGRQRCRTEVVSFDGSTVRSYALGPEHNEATFRPNSEEQSSVHDVKPDPEETESKDVVLPGINLIFDGAELHPFDIASCLQARQPLWLISEASTASSALL, from the exons ATGTCGGCGACGGTGGAGGAGCAGATGGTGGTGAAGGCGATCCGGGAGGAGTGCCCCTGGGAGTCGCTCCCCAAGCGCCTCCAGTCCACGCTCCAGACCAAGGACGAGTGGCACCGCAG CATTGTTGAGTATTGTATCCGAAAACGGTTGCAATGGAATACCTGCTTCGCCCGTAGAGTATGCAGAGAAGGGGAATACTATGAAGAAATGATGCGCTACCTTTGGAGGAACCTTGCA TTATACCCATACCACCTTGCAGACTATATATGCCGAGTAATGAGGATCTCGCCTTTCAGATATTATTGTGACATCCTTTTTGAAGctatgaagaatg AACAACCATATGATAGTATTCCGAACTTCACTGCTGCTGATGCACTAAGGCTTACTGGTGTTGGGAGAAACGAGTTTATCGATATTATGAACAAATGCAGATCAAAG AAACTAATGTGGAAGCTGAACAAATCGATCACAAAAGAAATGCTGCCTACACAGCCTGTTGACTTCCCAGTTGAGCCTTGGTGGGGGGTCTGTCTTGTTAACTTTACACTGGAAGAGTTCAAG AAACTTTTAGAAGAAGAGACAGCAACAATAGACAAAATATGTAAAGAGGAAGCCAATTCATATGCTCTTTTTGATCCGAAGGTTATAGACGGACTTTATAAAAGAGGGCTAGTGTACTTCGATGTGCCTGTTTACCCAGATGACCGTTTCAAAG TTTCTAGGCTTGAAAATTTTGTTTCCAATAAGGATCAATCATATGAAGACCCAATTGAAGA GCTATTGTATGCTGTATTTGTTGTATCAAGTGCTAATGCTACTGTTGCTGAACTGGCTGCAACTTTACAAGCTGACCTCTATCAACTCCAAGCAGCTGCATCATTTGCTTGCCGATTGGGCTGGGCTACAAAAGTCATGGATGCAGACTCTGTTCTTAATGATGAAGGTGCACCTGCGTTTCCTAGTAGTATTCTTAGTGATGATGAAGAAGGTTCAAATACAAGTATCAACTCTGAGAAGTCTGGTCAACAATTGATTAGCACGGATTCTGATGGACCCAGGAAAATTTCTGGAACTGCTCATGTGGGCTTCGTTGTTGATGCCAATGTTACGTCATACTTGATGATGGGCTCACTATCGCCAG GGTTAAAATCTCATGCTGTCACACTGTATGAGGCTGGAAAACTGGGTTCTTCTTGCATTGCAGAGCTATGTAGTGATCTGGCTAGCTTAGAGGGAAAGAAATTTGAGGGTGTGCTAGAGGAGTTTGCAAGTCATGCATTCAGTCTGCGATGCTTCTTGGAGTGTTTACAGTCTGGTGGAGTTTCCGCAAATGAAATTACTGATAATGCTGGTGAAGCAAAGACTCCAAGAAGCTCTGTTCATGATATTGACAATGCTGCTGACCATTTGGCCAAGGTAAACATTGAGGGTGTTGCTGACAATAACCATAATGAAGTTTCCGATCATAACCAGTGTGTAGGTGATTTAGATAATAGTGATGGGAATATACTATCACCAGCTATGGCTATATCGGAACGTGCAGAAAGCATGGTTAAAAGTGATGACGAGAACGATTCAACCGTGCAGCTAGACGTTTCAACTGAATCTCGAGTTTTGAAGAACAAAAGGAAGTACAAAGTTGATATTCTTCGATGTGAGAGCTTAGCCTCACTTGCCCCGGCTACATTGGAACGGCTATTCCTTCGGGACTATGACATTATTGTGTCAATGGTTCCTCTTCCTTCTTCGTCAGTTCTTCCAGGCTCTTCAGGCCCAATTCATTTTGGACCACCCTCTTATTCCTCCATGACACCTTGGATGAAGCTAGTACTGTATACAGCAGGACATTGTGGACCGGTATCTGCTGTGTTCATGAAAGGGCTACGTTTTAGATTGCTGCCTGAACCATTAGCTGGTTGTGAGAAGGCACTGATATGGTCTTGGGATGGCTCTGCAGTGGGTGGCTTAGGGGGGAAGTTTGAAGGGAACTTAGTGAAGGGCAACTTATTGTTACACTGCTTGAATTCGATGCTTAAACAATCTGCTGTGCTGGTGCAACCACTTAGCATACATGATCTTAACGTGTCAGGAAACCTTGTCACTGTGGATATCCCTTTACCCCTAAAAAATGATGGTCAGTCAATTGAATCTGTGGTAGCTCAAACTAACTTGCCAAAGGAACAGATCTTAGATTTGACTTCTGTATTGAAAGACCTATCTAGTAAATTTGAGCTGAGCACACTTGGCTACCTCCGTCTACTGAGACTTCACAGGATTGACGAACCAGATAAATTTGACCCAGAAAATGTCAGCTACCAGTGGGTGCCTCTGAGCTTGGAGTTTGGGATTCCCTTATTCAGTCCAAAGTTGTGCGAGAAGATTTGTGAAAGGGTGGTTGCATCCCATATGCTTCAGAAAGATGATCTCAATGTGCATTATGATGTGATGCAAAATGTAAGAAGGCAGCTGAGAGAACTTTGCAGTGAATATCAAGCAACTGGTCCGATAGCTAAGTTATTTAACAAGCGTGGAAGCTCAAGGGACTCGCCACGTGCCTTAATCAATAGTATTAGTGGCAGATGGAATCTCTCTAATGACCCTTCAACACCAACTAGTGGAGGAGCCCCAAGTGAACACGAGAGGCTAAAATTTGCTGGAAGGCAGCGATGCCGAACAGAAGTTGTGAGCTTTGATGGGAGCACTGTCAG GTCATATGCACTTGGTCCTGAGCACAATGAGGCTACCTTCAGACCTAACTCTGAAGAACAATCATCCGTACATGACGTAAAACCAGATCCAGAGGAAACCGAGAGCAAGGATGTCGTCTTACCAGGAATAAATCTTATATTTGATGGAGCCGAATTACACCCCTTTGATATTGCTTCATGCCTTCAAGCACGTCAGCCTCTTTGGCTTATATCTGAGGCATCAACTGCTTCATCGGCATTACTATGA
- the LOC136455976 gene encoding uncharacterized protein isoform X2, whose amino-acid sequence MMRYLWRNLALYPYHLADYICRVMRISPFRYYCDILFEAMKNEQPYDSIPNFTAADALRLTGVGRNEFIDIMNKCRSKKLMWKLNKSITKEMLPTQPVDFPVEPWWGVCLVNFTLEEFKKLLEEETATIDKICKEEANSYALFDPKVIDGLYKRGLVYFDVPVYPDDRFKVSRLENFVSNKDQSYEDPIEELLYAVFVVSSANATVAELAATLQADLYQLQAAASFACRLGWATKVMDADSVLNDEGAPAFPSSILSDDEEGSNTSINSEKSGQQLISTDSDGPRKISGTAHVGFVVDANVTSYLMMGSLSPGLKSHAVTLYEAGKLGSSCIAELCSDLASLEGKKFEGVLEEFASHAFSLRCFLECLQSGGVSANEITDNAGEAKTPRSSVHDIDNAADHLAKVNIEGVADNNHNEVSDHNQCVGDLDNSDGNILSPAMAISERAESMVKSDDENDSTVQLDVSTESRVLKNKRKYKVDILRCESLASLAPATLERLFLRDYDIIVSMVPLPSSSVLPGSSGPIHFGPPSYSSMTPWMKLVLYTAGHCGPVSAVFMKGLRFRLLPEPLAGCEKALIWSWDGSAVGGLGGKFEGNLVKGNLLLHCLNSMLKQSAVLVQPLSIHDLNVSGNLVTVDIPLPLKNDGQSIESVVAQTNLPKEQILDLTSVLKDLSSKFELSTLGYLRLLRLHRIDEPDKFDPENVSYQWVPLSLEFGIPLFSPKLCEKICERVVASHMLQKDDLNVHYDVMQNVRRQLRELCSEYQATGPIAKLFNKRGSSRDSPRALINSISGRWNLSNDPSTPTSGGAPSEHERLKFAGRQRCRTEVVSFDGSTVRSYALGPEHNEATFRPNSEEQSSVHDVKPDPEETESKDVVLPGINLIFDGAELHPFDIASCLQARQPLWLISEASTASSALL is encoded by the exons ATGATGCGCTACCTTTGGAGGAACCTTGCA TTATACCCATACCACCTTGCAGACTATATATGCCGAGTAATGAGGATCTCGCCTTTCAGATATTATTGTGACATCCTTTTTGAAGctatgaagaatg AACAACCATATGATAGTATTCCGAACTTCACTGCTGCTGATGCACTAAGGCTTACTGGTGTTGGGAGAAACGAGTTTATCGATATTATGAACAAATGCAGATCAAAG AAACTAATGTGGAAGCTGAACAAATCGATCACAAAAGAAATGCTGCCTACACAGCCTGTTGACTTCCCAGTTGAGCCTTGGTGGGGGGTCTGTCTTGTTAACTTTACACTGGAAGAGTTCAAG AAACTTTTAGAAGAAGAGACAGCAACAATAGACAAAATATGTAAAGAGGAAGCCAATTCATATGCTCTTTTTGATCCGAAGGTTATAGACGGACTTTATAAAAGAGGGCTAGTGTACTTCGATGTGCCTGTTTACCCAGATGACCGTTTCAAAG TTTCTAGGCTTGAAAATTTTGTTTCCAATAAGGATCAATCATATGAAGACCCAATTGAAGA GCTATTGTATGCTGTATTTGTTGTATCAAGTGCTAATGCTACTGTTGCTGAACTGGCTGCAACTTTACAAGCTGACCTCTATCAACTCCAAGCAGCTGCATCATTTGCTTGCCGATTGGGCTGGGCTACAAAAGTCATGGATGCAGACTCTGTTCTTAATGATGAAGGTGCACCTGCGTTTCCTAGTAGTATTCTTAGTGATGATGAAGAAGGTTCAAATACAAGTATCAACTCTGAGAAGTCTGGTCAACAATTGATTAGCACGGATTCTGATGGACCCAGGAAAATTTCTGGAACTGCTCATGTGGGCTTCGTTGTTGATGCCAATGTTACGTCATACTTGATGATGGGCTCACTATCGCCAG GGTTAAAATCTCATGCTGTCACACTGTATGAGGCTGGAAAACTGGGTTCTTCTTGCATTGCAGAGCTATGTAGTGATCTGGCTAGCTTAGAGGGAAAGAAATTTGAGGGTGTGCTAGAGGAGTTTGCAAGTCATGCATTCAGTCTGCGATGCTTCTTGGAGTGTTTACAGTCTGGTGGAGTTTCCGCAAATGAAATTACTGATAATGCTGGTGAAGCAAAGACTCCAAGAAGCTCTGTTCATGATATTGACAATGCTGCTGACCATTTGGCCAAGGTAAACATTGAGGGTGTTGCTGACAATAACCATAATGAAGTTTCCGATCATAACCAGTGTGTAGGTGATTTAGATAATAGTGATGGGAATATACTATCACCAGCTATGGCTATATCGGAACGTGCAGAAAGCATGGTTAAAAGTGATGACGAGAACGATTCAACCGTGCAGCTAGACGTTTCAACTGAATCTCGAGTTTTGAAGAACAAAAGGAAGTACAAAGTTGATATTCTTCGATGTGAGAGCTTAGCCTCACTTGCCCCGGCTACATTGGAACGGCTATTCCTTCGGGACTATGACATTATTGTGTCAATGGTTCCTCTTCCTTCTTCGTCAGTTCTTCCAGGCTCTTCAGGCCCAATTCATTTTGGACCACCCTCTTATTCCTCCATGACACCTTGGATGAAGCTAGTACTGTATACAGCAGGACATTGTGGACCGGTATCTGCTGTGTTCATGAAAGGGCTACGTTTTAGATTGCTGCCTGAACCATTAGCTGGTTGTGAGAAGGCACTGATATGGTCTTGGGATGGCTCTGCAGTGGGTGGCTTAGGGGGGAAGTTTGAAGGGAACTTAGTGAAGGGCAACTTATTGTTACACTGCTTGAATTCGATGCTTAAACAATCTGCTGTGCTGGTGCAACCACTTAGCATACATGATCTTAACGTGTCAGGAAACCTTGTCACTGTGGATATCCCTTTACCCCTAAAAAATGATGGTCAGTCAATTGAATCTGTGGTAGCTCAAACTAACTTGCCAAAGGAACAGATCTTAGATTTGACTTCTGTATTGAAAGACCTATCTAGTAAATTTGAGCTGAGCACACTTGGCTACCTCCGTCTACTGAGACTTCACAGGATTGACGAACCAGATAAATTTGACCCAGAAAATGTCAGCTACCAGTGGGTGCCTCTGAGCTTGGAGTTTGGGATTCCCTTATTCAGTCCAAAGTTGTGCGAGAAGATTTGTGAAAGGGTGGTTGCATCCCATATGCTTCAGAAAGATGATCTCAATGTGCATTATGATGTGATGCAAAATGTAAGAAGGCAGCTGAGAGAACTTTGCAGTGAATATCAAGCAACTGGTCCGATAGCTAAGTTATTTAACAAGCGTGGAAGCTCAAGGGACTCGCCACGTGCCTTAATCAATAGTATTAGTGGCAGATGGAATCTCTCTAATGACCCTTCAACACCAACTAGTGGAGGAGCCCCAAGTGAACACGAGAGGCTAAAATTTGCTGGAAGGCAGCGATGCCGAACAGAAGTTGTGAGCTTTGATGGGAGCACTGTCAG GTCATATGCACTTGGTCCTGAGCACAATGAGGCTACCTTCAGACCTAACTCTGAAGAACAATCATCCGTACATGACGTAAAACCAGATCCAGAGGAAACCGAGAGCAAGGATGTCGTCTTACCAGGAATAAATCTTATATTTGATGGAGCCGAATTACACCCCTTTGATATTGCTTCATGCCTTCAAGCACGTCAGCCTCTTTGGCTTATATCTGAGGCATCAACTGCTTCATCGGCATTACTATGA
- the LOC136458166 gene encoding outer envelope pore protein 16-2, chloroplastic, with protein sequence MSRLDTRTLKDELTSMDRRCLLDLGHPLLNRVADTFIRAAGVGAARAVSREAYFVTVEGLSGDSSGLDPDGGKRNHFSSIRGDDGQRSLDAVVKTAGKEAFQWGLAAGVYSGLTYGLREARGCHDWKNSAIAGAIAGAAVALTGDAGGHSDKLVHFAITGAALSSAASLLSGIF encoded by the exons ATGAGCAGGCTGGACACCCGCACGCTCAAGGACGAGCTGACGAGCATGGACAGGCGGTGCCTCCTCGACCTCGGCCATCCGCTCCTCAACCGCGTCGCCGACACCTTCATCCGCGCCGCCGGGGTCGGGGCGGCCAGGGCCGTCTCCAGGGAGGCCTACTTCGTCACCGTCGAAG GGCTTTCAGGGGACTCGTCCGGGCTGGACCCCGACGGCGGCAAGAGGAACCATTTCTCCAGCATCAGAGGTGATGACGGCCAGAGGTCGCTCGACGCAGTG GTAAAAACGGCTGGCAAGGAGGCCTTCCAGTGGG GGTTGGCAGCCGGAGTCTACTCTGGGCTCACGTACGGCCTGAGGGAGGCCAGGGGATGCCACGACTGG aagaacaGCGCGATCGCAGGTGCAATTGCTGGGGCGGCGGTGGCGCTCACGGGTGACGCCGGTGGCCACTCTGACAAGCTCGTCCATTTCGCCATCACCGGCGCTGCGCTCTCCAGTGCCGCGAGCTTGCTCTCCGGCATATTCTGA
- the LOC136455976 gene encoding uncharacterized protein isoform X3 has protein sequence MRISPFRYYCDILFEAMKNEQPYDSIPNFTAADALRLTGVGRNEFIDIMNKCRSKKLMWKLNKSITKEMLPTQPVDFPVEPWWGVCLVNFTLEEFKKLLEEETATIDKICKEEANSYALFDPKVIDGLYKRGLVYFDVPVYPDDRFKVSRLENFVSNKDQSYEDPIEELLYAVFVVSSANATVAELAATLQADLYQLQAAASFACRLGWATKVMDADSVLNDEGAPAFPSSILSDDEEGSNTSINSEKSGQQLISTDSDGPRKISGTAHVGFVVDANVTSYLMMGSLSPGLKSHAVTLYEAGKLGSSCIAELCSDLASLEGKKFEGVLEEFASHAFSLRCFLECLQSGGVSANEITDNAGEAKTPRSSVHDIDNAADHLAKVNIEGVADNNHNEVSDHNQCVGDLDNSDGNILSPAMAISERAESMVKSDDENDSTVQLDVSTESRVLKNKRKYKVDILRCESLASLAPATLERLFLRDYDIIVSMVPLPSSSVLPGSSGPIHFGPPSYSSMTPWMKLVLYTAGHCGPVSAVFMKGLRFRLLPEPLAGCEKALIWSWDGSAVGGLGGKFEGNLVKGNLLLHCLNSMLKQSAVLVQPLSIHDLNVSGNLVTVDIPLPLKNDGQSIESVVAQTNLPKEQILDLTSVLKDLSSKFELSTLGYLRLLRLHRIDEPDKFDPENVSYQWVPLSLEFGIPLFSPKLCEKICERVVASHMLQKDDLNVHYDVMQNVRRQLRELCSEYQATGPIAKLFNKRGSSRDSPRALINSISGRWNLSNDPSTPTSGGAPSEHERLKFAGRQRCRTEVVSFDGSTVRSYALGPEHNEATFRPNSEEQSSVHDVKPDPEETESKDVVLPGINLIFDGAELHPFDIASCLQARQPLWLISEASTASSALL, from the exons ATGAGGATCTCGCCTTTCAGATATTATTGTGACATCCTTTTTGAAGctatgaagaatg AACAACCATATGATAGTATTCCGAACTTCACTGCTGCTGATGCACTAAGGCTTACTGGTGTTGGGAGAAACGAGTTTATCGATATTATGAACAAATGCAGATCAAAG AAACTAATGTGGAAGCTGAACAAATCGATCACAAAAGAAATGCTGCCTACACAGCCTGTTGACTTCCCAGTTGAGCCTTGGTGGGGGGTCTGTCTTGTTAACTTTACACTGGAAGAGTTCAAG AAACTTTTAGAAGAAGAGACAGCAACAATAGACAAAATATGTAAAGAGGAAGCCAATTCATATGCTCTTTTTGATCCGAAGGTTATAGACGGACTTTATAAAAGAGGGCTAGTGTACTTCGATGTGCCTGTTTACCCAGATGACCGTTTCAAAG TTTCTAGGCTTGAAAATTTTGTTTCCAATAAGGATCAATCATATGAAGACCCAATTGAAGA GCTATTGTATGCTGTATTTGTTGTATCAAGTGCTAATGCTACTGTTGCTGAACTGGCTGCAACTTTACAAGCTGACCTCTATCAACTCCAAGCAGCTGCATCATTTGCTTGCCGATTGGGCTGGGCTACAAAAGTCATGGATGCAGACTCTGTTCTTAATGATGAAGGTGCACCTGCGTTTCCTAGTAGTATTCTTAGTGATGATGAAGAAGGTTCAAATACAAGTATCAACTCTGAGAAGTCTGGTCAACAATTGATTAGCACGGATTCTGATGGACCCAGGAAAATTTCTGGAACTGCTCATGTGGGCTTCGTTGTTGATGCCAATGTTACGTCATACTTGATGATGGGCTCACTATCGCCAG GGTTAAAATCTCATGCTGTCACACTGTATGAGGCTGGAAAACTGGGTTCTTCTTGCATTGCAGAGCTATGTAGTGATCTGGCTAGCTTAGAGGGAAAGAAATTTGAGGGTGTGCTAGAGGAGTTTGCAAGTCATGCATTCAGTCTGCGATGCTTCTTGGAGTGTTTACAGTCTGGTGGAGTTTCCGCAAATGAAATTACTGATAATGCTGGTGAAGCAAAGACTCCAAGAAGCTCTGTTCATGATATTGACAATGCTGCTGACCATTTGGCCAAGGTAAACATTGAGGGTGTTGCTGACAATAACCATAATGAAGTTTCCGATCATAACCAGTGTGTAGGTGATTTAGATAATAGTGATGGGAATATACTATCACCAGCTATGGCTATATCGGAACGTGCAGAAAGCATGGTTAAAAGTGATGACGAGAACGATTCAACCGTGCAGCTAGACGTTTCAACTGAATCTCGAGTTTTGAAGAACAAAAGGAAGTACAAAGTTGATATTCTTCGATGTGAGAGCTTAGCCTCACTTGCCCCGGCTACATTGGAACGGCTATTCCTTCGGGACTATGACATTATTGTGTCAATGGTTCCTCTTCCTTCTTCGTCAGTTCTTCCAGGCTCTTCAGGCCCAATTCATTTTGGACCACCCTCTTATTCCTCCATGACACCTTGGATGAAGCTAGTACTGTATACAGCAGGACATTGTGGACCGGTATCTGCTGTGTTCATGAAAGGGCTACGTTTTAGATTGCTGCCTGAACCATTAGCTGGTTGTGAGAAGGCACTGATATGGTCTTGGGATGGCTCTGCAGTGGGTGGCTTAGGGGGGAAGTTTGAAGGGAACTTAGTGAAGGGCAACTTATTGTTACACTGCTTGAATTCGATGCTTAAACAATCTGCTGTGCTGGTGCAACCACTTAGCATACATGATCTTAACGTGTCAGGAAACCTTGTCACTGTGGATATCCCTTTACCCCTAAAAAATGATGGTCAGTCAATTGAATCTGTGGTAGCTCAAACTAACTTGCCAAAGGAACAGATCTTAGATTTGACTTCTGTATTGAAAGACCTATCTAGTAAATTTGAGCTGAGCACACTTGGCTACCTCCGTCTACTGAGACTTCACAGGATTGACGAACCAGATAAATTTGACCCAGAAAATGTCAGCTACCAGTGGGTGCCTCTGAGCTTGGAGTTTGGGATTCCCTTATTCAGTCCAAAGTTGTGCGAGAAGATTTGTGAAAGGGTGGTTGCATCCCATATGCTTCAGAAAGATGATCTCAATGTGCATTATGATGTGATGCAAAATGTAAGAAGGCAGCTGAGAGAACTTTGCAGTGAATATCAAGCAACTGGTCCGATAGCTAAGTTATTTAACAAGCGTGGAAGCTCAAGGGACTCGCCACGTGCCTTAATCAATAGTATTAGTGGCAGATGGAATCTCTCTAATGACCCTTCAACACCAACTAGTGGAGGAGCCCCAAGTGAACACGAGAGGCTAAAATTTGCTGGAAGGCAGCGATGCCGAACAGAAGTTGTGAGCTTTGATGGGAGCACTGTCAG GTCATATGCACTTGGTCCTGAGCACAATGAGGCTACCTTCAGACCTAACTCTGAAGAACAATCATCCGTACATGACGTAAAACCAGATCCAGAGGAAACCGAGAGCAAGGATGTCGTCTTACCAGGAATAAATCTTATATTTGATGGAGCCGAATTACACCCCTTTGATATTGCTTCATGCCTTCAAGCACGTCAGCCTCTTTGGCTTATATCTGAGGCATCAACTGCTTCATCGGCATTACTATGA
- the LOC136455977 gene encoding uncharacterized protein, with product MAEPTLAEVMEMLKSMNAEMQTLKSDMAAIKYKPGSSTISGGDSRDQDFHPKHKKWDFPRFDGTTDPLLFLNKCEAYFRQHRTMAEERVGHAAYHLVDAAQLLYDQLQEDEGTPTWGRFKDLLNLRFGPPLRSAPLFELTECRRTGTVEEYTNRFQDLLPRAGRLDEAQRVQLFTGGLLPPLSHAVRIHNPATLAAAMSLARQVELMEADRQAPLPPRPPPRITPASPAPRLALPAAQPLLPLPAPPAAGQQGRGESKQGCLTPEEMAERHRKGLCFNCNEKYSRGHNRFCRRLFFLDGVEIDDAPGDGDAVQAATGDPEAPVFSLHAVAGLPVGKTMQVRVSVGATSLIALLDTGSTHSFIGGEAAQRTGLPIQPRPRLTATVANGEKVPCPGVLRSAPLAIDDLSFTVDLFVMPLAGYDIVLGTHWMATLGQLVWDLAAGTVSFQHEGRTVCWAGVPAPGAHGPSTVSASALLLEELLARFEGVFAEPSGLPPVRHREHAITLKPGATPVAVRPYRYPAAHKDELERQCAEMLA from the coding sequence ATGGCCGAACCAACCCTAGCCGAGGTCATGGAGATGCTGAAGTCCATGAACGCGGAGATGCAGACCCTGAAGTCCGATATGGCGGCCATCAAGTATAAGCCCGGATCGTCCACCATCAGCGGAGGCGACTCGCGCGACCAAGACTTCCACCCCAAGCACAAGAAGTGGGACTTTCCCCGCTTCGATGGTACGACGGATCCGCTGCTCTTCCTCAACAAATGCGAAGCCTACTTTCGCCAACACCGCACCATGGCGGAGGAACGCGTGGGGCACGCGGCCTACCACCTGGTCGACGCCGCGCAGCTGTTGTACGATCAACTCCAGGAGGATGAGGGCACGCCCACATGGGGGCGGTTCAAAGACCTCCTGAACCTTCGGTTTGGGCCTCCCCTCCGCTCCGCCCCATTGTTCGAGCTCACCGAGTGTCGCCGCACCGGTACggtggaagaatataccaaccgCTTCCAGGATCTCCTGCCACGTGCAGGCCGCCTTGACGAAGCGCAACGCGTCCAACTCTTCACCGGCGGCCTACTGCCACCCCTCAGCCATGCCGTCCGCATCCACAATCCGGCGACGCTCGCTGCGGCCATGAGCTTAGCACGCCAGGTCGAGCTGATGGAGGCTGATCGTCAGGCGCCTCTCCCACCGCGACCTCCTCCACGCATCACCCCTGCCTCGCCTGCGCCACGGCTCGCCCTACCTGCGGCCCAGCCACTGCTGCCGCTCCCTGCGCCCCCGGCGGCCGGCCAACAGGGCCGTGGGGAAAGCAAGCAGGGCTGCCTTACACCAGAGGAGATGGCAGAACGGCACCGTAAAGGTCTGTGCTTCAACTGCAATGAGAAGTATTCGCGCGGGCACAACAGATTTTGCAGGCGTCTTTTCTTCCTGGATGGCGTGGAGATTGACGACGCCCCAGGAGATGGTGACGCGGTCCAAGCCGCGACCGGCGACCCAGAGGCACCTGTCTTCTCCCTCCACGCTGTGGCAGGTTTGCCTGTCGGCAAGACCATGCAGGTCCGCGTGTCAGTGGGTGCGACGTCCCTCATCGCTCTCCTGGACACGGGGTCTACTCATAGCTTCATTGGAGGGGAAGCCGCACAGCGGACAGGGCTACCAATCCAGCCGCGACCTCGCTTAACAGCCACGGTCGCCAATGGAGAGAAGGTTCCATGTCCGGGCGTCCTGCGCAGCGCACCACTCGCCATCGACGACCTCAGCTTCACCGTCGATCTGTTTGTCATGCCGCTTGCAGGCTACGACATCGTCCTCGGGACTCACTGGATGGCTACACTAGGCCAGTTGGTGTGGGACCTCGCCGCAGGCACCGTCTCGTTCCAGCACGAGGGACGCACCGTGTGCTGGGCGGGCGTGCCAGCCCCCGGCGCGCACGGCCCTTCCACCGTCTCGGCCTCCGCACTGTTGCTGGAGGAGTTGCTGGCGCGCTTCGAGGGCGTCTTCGCCGAGCCTTCCGGCCTACCACCAGTCCGGCACCGCGAACACGCCATCACACTCAAGCCAGGAGCGACACCGGTGGCTGTACGGCCCTACCGATACCCGGCGGCCCACAAGGATGAGCTCGAAAGGCAATGCGCGGAGATGCTGGCGTAG